GCAATCTCAAATGGTTAAGCGCGATATTCCTATTATGATTTGCGCGTCAGTACTAATGTGGTTTTTGCTGCTTGATGGTGAAGTCAGCTTTATCGACGGAGCCATCTTATTTGGTGCACTTGTTAGTTATTTAGTCTTTAGTTATGTCAGCGCCAAAAATAATCCAGAAGACGTTGATGTTAATACCAATCCACAACACCCAGGATTATCAGTCGCATTAATTATTGCTGGAATCGCAATGTTAGTCGGTGGTGGCATATTATTTGTAGATGGTGCTGTTGATTTAGCCAAGCAGTTTGGCATTAGTGAAGTCATCATTGGCTTAACTATTGTGGCTATTGGCACCAGTATGCCAGAACTCGTTACCTCGGTGATGGCGGCTCTTAAAGGTCAAAGTGACATTGCCATCGGTAACGTTGTTGGCTCTAATATTTTCAACGTACTCGGTATTTTAGGCGCAACAGCATTAATTCACCCAGTATCCGCTGCCGGATTTAACGAAGTTGATTTTATCGCCATGCTGATTTTTGCGTTTATGGTATTGCCGTTTGCTTGGAGCGGTTTACGTATTGGTCGTCGTGAAGGTGGAGTGCTATTAGCTGGTTACCTTGGCTACACCAGTTATTTAGTGATGCAAGTGGTTTAAGTTATCGACAATATTACTCATACTAAAGGCCGAATATTCATTCGGTCTTTTCATAACACTTTGTAAGCCTATACTCATATTTAATACGAGATCCTGACAATACATGACATTTGTCATCTTCAATTGATGACCTTTGTGTCTAAGAATAACCCCCGCCTATCGCCATACTACACCTATCCCAACAACATCTTGATTGGGGGAAACGTAAATGGAGATAACCATGAAAACCTTACTACTGATCACCAGCTTAACCTTAGTCAGCCAAGCTAGCTTTGCTAACATTAGCGATATTGATGCTGCTGCCAACACCATGAACATCAATGAACTCAGCCAATACAGTGAACAGGCTATTGATTATGAAAAAGCCTATGCTGATTATC
The Shewanella vesiculosa DNA segment above includes these coding regions:
- a CDS encoding calcium/sodium antiporter, with amino-acid sequence MFIALYIIGGFIILTFGAEALVRGASAVALRLGIAPLIIGLTIVAFGTSAPELAVSVKSALAGNPGIALGNVVGSNIVNVGLILAITALIRPITVQSQMVKRDIPIMICASVLMWFLLLDGEVSFIDGAILFGALVSYLVFSYVSAKNNPEDVDVNTNPQHPGLSVALIIAGIAMLVGGGILFVDGAVDLAKQFGISEVIIGLTIVAIGTSMPELVTSVMAALKGQSDIAIGNVVGSNIFNVLGILGATALIHPVSAAGFNEVDFIAMLIFAFMVLPFAWSGLRIGRREGGVLLAGYLGYTSYLVMQVV